From the Streptomyces sp. NBC_00390 genome, the window CCGTGTACCTCGGCTCGACGTTGCCCGGAATGAACACCGGGTTGGTGGAGATTCCGTACGTCTCCATGCCGCCCTTGATCAGGTCGACGTGGAAGTCGATGAAGCCGCCCATCTCGATGGCGCCACAGAAGGTGATCTCTCCGTCGCCCTGGCTGAAGTGCAGGTCGCCTCCGGAGAGCTTGGCGTCCTTGACGTGTACGGGGTAGAAGACCCGCGAACCGCGCGTGAAGTTCTTGATGTCGTGGTTGCCTCCGTTCTCGCGGGCCGGCACCGTGCGTGCGCCTTCCGCGGCGATACGCGTGGCGAGGTCTCCGGTGGCCGTGCCGGCAAGTGCATTGTCGGGGTTCGGCGGTACGGCGAGTGGCGGGACCCGGTTCGGGTCGGTGTCGATCAGCGCCTGCTCGCGGGTGTTCCAGCGGGCGAGCATTTCGGCGGACGGGGCTGTTCCGAACAGCCCCGGGTGGGTGATCCCGGTGAAGCGGATCCCCGGAAGGTGGCGGGAGACAGCCTGCTGTCCGTGGAAGTCCCATATCGCCTTGTAGGCGTCCGGGAAATAGTCGGTCAGGAAGCCGCCGCCGTTGGCCTTGGCGAAGATGCCGGTGTAGCCCCAGCCCTGGCCCGCAAAGTCGCCGGTCTGCTGCGGCACGGGGCCGAGGTCGAGTATGTCGACGACGAGCAGGTCGCCGGGTTCGGCGCCCTCCACGCCTATCGGACCGCTGAGCATGTGAGGGATGGTCAGGTCGATGTCGCGTACGTCGTCGGCGGTGTCGTTGTTGCCGACCTGGCAGTCGGTCCAGTCGCGGCATTCCATACGGAACTCCGCTCCCGGCTTCACCATGGCGACGGTGGGGACGTCCGGGTGCCACCTGTTGTGTCCGGGAACGTCCTGGTCACGCATCGACTTGCTGTGGTCCACATGGAAGATTTCTTCGGGCATAACAGCTCCTCATTTTCGGATCAGGTCACGTGGGTGCGCCCACACTTCCGGCCGGCGGTGCCGCTGGTGCCGGCTGCCGCGAATTCCGGGTGAGCGGCCACAACGCTGCGAAGACCACCACGCCGAACACCGCCAGCGCGATGGCGGTTGCGTTGGGGTTCACCCAGTAACCGGAGAGCAGCAGCGCCGCGGGAATCACGCCGGTGACCCAGCCCTGGATCGCCGTGACCCAGCCCGTATAGATCCTGAGGCGGTCCAGCTTGAGACCGAGCAGGAGGAAGAACAGGAACCACAGGAATGCCCAGTAGAGCCAGATGACCCCGAACGCGTTGTCCCGGAAGAGCCGGAAATTGACGAACGAGTATCCAAGGGCCGCAACCGCCACGAACAGCGAGTAGTAGCCGACGCCGGTGCTGTCGAG encodes:
- the fmdA gene encoding formamidase, which gives rise to MPEEIFHVDHSKSMRDQDVPGHNRWHPDVPTVAMVKPGAEFRMECRDWTDCQVGNNDTADDVRDIDLTIPHMLSGPIGVEGAEPGDLLVVDILDLGPVPQQTGDFAGQGWGYTGIFAKANGGGFLTDYFPDAYKAIWDFHGQQAVSRHLPGIRFTGITHPGLFGTAPSAEMLARWNTREQALIDTDPNRVPPLAVPPNPDNALAGTATGDLATRIAAEGARTVPARENGGNHDIKNFTRGSRVFYPVHVKDAKLSGGDLHFSQGDGEITFCGAIEMGGFIDFHVDLIKGGMETYGISTNPVFIPGNVEPRYTEFMTFIGISVDHDTDTNYYLDATLAYRRACLNAVEYFKKFGYSGEQAYLLLGSSPIEGRISGIVDIPNACCSLYVPTAMFDFDVRPTAAGPMKADRGKCATASGTLV
- a CDS encoding AmiS/UreI family transporter — its product is MGNVGLLFVGAVLFINGMLLLGKVDAKAAAVFNLFVGALQVLTPTYLIFAAVGDPGAILAASGIYLFGFTYLYVGVGLLAGLDSTGVGYYSLFVAVAALGYSFVNFRLFRDNAFGVIWLYWAFLWFLFFLLLGLKLDRLRIYTGWVTAIQGWVTGVIPAALLLSGYWVNPNATAIALAVFGVVVFAALWPLTRNSRQPAPAAPPAGSVGAPT